A stretch of the Archangium violaceum genome encodes the following:
- a CDS encoding DUF192 domain-containing protein → MRLRVNNVTRDRLLADRAERALSFMDRFVGLMGRRSLAFGEGLHIAPCNSIHTFFMRIPIDVAFLDANGVIVKQFLALPPWRATSVYFQAKSVLELPAGTLQASGTLEGDRLSFEQVT, encoded by the coding sequence ATGCGCCTGAGGGTGAACAATGTGACACGAGACCGCCTGTTGGCGGACCGCGCCGAGCGGGCCCTGTCCTTCATGGACCGCTTCGTGGGGTTGATGGGCCGGCGTTCGTTGGCCTTCGGAGAGGGGCTGCACATCGCGCCCTGCAACTCCATCCACACCTTCTTCATGCGCATTCCCATCGACGTGGCCTTCCTCGACGCCAACGGGGTCATCGTCAAGCAGTTCCTGGCGCTGCCGCCCTGGAGGGCGACCTCGGTGTACTTCCAGGCGAAATCGGTGCTGGAACTGCCCGCGGGGACGCTCCAGGCGAGTGGCACCCTGGAGGGCGACCGACTCTCTTTCGAGCAGGTGACGTGA
- a CDS encoding tRNA (cytidine(34)-2'-O)-methyltransferase — translation MLQPLARPFHLVLVSPQIPPNTGNVARLCAVTGCRLILVEPLGFSIDDRHLKRAGLDYWDKVFLKLYPDYDAYLAEWPSARRWLFSARAATSLYAAGFEEGDHLVFGSETQGLPRDIVAGGSGTAVTIPMLPERRSLNLSTAVGIAAYEALRQVQFGAAAGRAGTPS, via the coding sequence ATGCTCCAGCCCCTGGCGCGCCCCTTCCACCTCGTCCTCGTCTCACCCCAGATTCCCCCCAACACCGGCAATGTCGCCCGGTTGTGCGCCGTCACCGGCTGCCGCCTCATCCTCGTGGAGCCCCTGGGCTTCTCCATCGATGACCGGCACCTCAAGCGCGCCGGGCTCGACTACTGGGACAAGGTCTTCCTGAAACTCTACCCGGACTACGACGCCTACCTGGCCGAGTGGCCCTCGGCCAGGCGGTGGCTCTTCTCCGCTCGCGCCGCTACATCCCTGTATGCCGCCGGCTTCGAGGAGGGAGACCACCTGGTCTTCGGCTCGGAGACGCAGGGGCTGCCCCGGGACATCGTCGCCGGGGGCTCGGGGACGGCCGTCACCATCCCCATGCTGCCCGAGCGCCGCAGCCTGAACCTGTCCACCGCCGTGGGCATCGCCGCCTACGAGGCCCTGCGGCAGGTGCAATTCGGCGCGGCGGCCGGGCGGGCGGGCACGCCGAGTTGA
- a CDS encoding J domain-containing protein, whose translation MPPSLVAETLYSAHKSRATGRLTLHAGGREALLFLQAGDLVGTRLGFGYQTPVQSLMQAGRIRAEQLDALWARQSAGTPDEELLEELGLAPQAVAEQQVLCEVRRLSQLAERAAFEEGGVEEMFRPIAGTRVVRAALEPAGAEASEPRMYRCAEPGACAPWVASAQEMALLLTLADFQRLEGLTPAQEVLLHVLQREGLVESLSIEAWEARERARREEEARREEEARLAEEARLAEEARLAEEARLAEEARLAEEARLAEEARLAEEARLAEEARLAEEARLAEEARLAEEARLAEEARLAEEARLAEEARLAEEARLAEEARLAEEARLAEEARLAEEARLAEEVRLAEEARLRAEEEARLAEEARLAEEARLAEEARLAEEARLRAEEEARLAEEARLAEEARLAEEARLAEEARLAEEARLAEEARLAEEARLAEEARLAEEARLAEEARLAEEARLAEEARLAEEARLAEEARLRAEEEARLAEEARLAEEARLRAEEEARLAEEARLAEEARLAEEARLAEEARLAEEARLAEEARLAEEARLAEEARLAEEARLRAEEEARLAEEARLAEEARLRAEEEARLAEEARLAEEARLAEEARLAEEARLAEEARLAEEARLAEEARLAEEARLAEEARLRAEEEARLAEEARLAEEARLRAEEEARLAEEARLAEEARLAEEARLAEEARLAEEARLAEEARLAEEARLAEEARLAEEARLRAEEEARLAEEARLAEEARLRAEEEARLAEEARLAEEARLAEEARRAEEARLAEEARLAEEARLRAEEEARLAEEARLAEEARLAEEARLRAEEEARAVEEARRAEEARRAEAARIAEEKRRAEEARRAEEARRAEAARIAEEKRRAEEARRAEESRRAEAARIAEERSRAEAQRLAQHLRLSEVSQLSDVARIAEAAELQDGELILTASPDESPEPARPFDVSYLTGASTSASTMSGARIEASLSEVAPASEAWFDAFPSEAGSATGSGELELARTPGSVELPVQEDSAALRLAREQAHAAQLQDMQEAMRRAGAAPPEAWLTEEPAPSPARVAAAPASQVPVSGKGAELDFWAEFEAPEPTTPAAPAPIAPPPTARPQPVAPPRAAVPPGLRSPTAGARAPVPPGLRSPPVSAPMPPVSAPMPAVRTPMPPVSAPMPAVSAPAPAASVPPNLFARSGAPPASMQPLRLGPDAPRPTSDDDLWRIVTFDNANSGEVPGDINASFEAALQQVDAHLESLVLTEVPQTAATSKPSSGAAPQPVAPAPPPVTAAASVQSADPQEPEAWDELSFSEEDLADEPSDEESKVRRQRLLQRAMELTGPVPAPAAPAAPPPSPGEPAPLSPEQQLAQLIEKRYSDVQDKRDHFTTLGLAIGPDVKREQVKTAFLGLAKRFHPDRLPPALSELAPKMTTVFEAIREAYEVLYDDAKRAAYLQELRSKGSSQGSGSSSGVDPNELFKMGEVLFRKRDFVAAAEHFERAFNTQPKAVYLAARAWAIYMDPQRKAEVPKTKQMMAEALKLDPKCDRAHYQLGVIARVEGDVARAERHFREAVRANPKHLEANQELRLIEMRKKNPPPNKKGGLFG comes from the coding sequence ATGCCCCCCTCGCTGGTCGCCGAAACGCTGTACTCCGCCCACAAGTCCCGTGCCACCGGTCGGCTCACGCTGCACGCCGGTGGGCGCGAAGCGCTCCTGTTCCTCCAGGCTGGAGACCTGGTGGGGACGCGGCTCGGCTTCGGGTACCAGACTCCGGTGCAGTCGCTGATGCAGGCCGGGCGTATCCGGGCCGAGCAACTGGATGCGCTGTGGGCCCGGCAGAGCGCGGGTACTCCGGACGAGGAGTTGCTGGAGGAACTCGGGCTGGCGCCGCAGGCCGTGGCGGAGCAGCAGGTGCTCTGCGAGGTGCGGAGGCTGAGCCAGCTCGCCGAGCGCGCCGCTTTCGAGGAGGGCGGGGTGGAGGAGATGTTCCGCCCCATCGCGGGGACGCGTGTCGTCCGGGCGGCCCTCGAACCCGCGGGCGCCGAGGCCTCCGAGCCGCGCATGTACCGCTGCGCGGAGCCTGGGGCGTGTGCCCCGTGGGTGGCCAGTGCGCAGGAGATGGCCCTGCTGCTGACGCTGGCGGACTTCCAGCGCCTGGAGGGACTGACGCCCGCCCAGGAGGTGCTGCTCCACGTCCTCCAACGCGAGGGCCTCGTCGAGTCTCTGTCCATCGAGGCCTGGGAGGCACGCGAGCGGGCCCGGAGAGAGGAAGAGGCACGGCGCGAGGAGGAGGCACGGCTCGCCGAAGAGGCGCGACTGGCTGAGGAGGCACGGCTGGCCGAAGAGGCTCGCCTCGCGGAAGAGGCGCGGCTGGCTGAGGAGGCACGGCTGGCCGAAGAGGCTCGCCTCGCGGAAGAGGCCCGGCTGGCCGAAGAGGCTCGACTGGCCGAAGAGGCTCGACTGGCCGAAGAGGCGCGACTGGCCGAAGAGGCGCGACTGGCCGAAGAGGCTCGCCTCGCGGAAGAGGCCCGGCTGGCCGAAGAGGCTCGCCTAGCGGAGGAGGCGCGGCTGGCCGAAGAGGCGCGGCTGGCCGAAGAGGCGCGGCTGGCCGAAGAGGCGCGGCTGGCCGAAGAGGCTCGCCTAGCGGAAGAGGTGCGACTGGCCGAAGAGGCCCGGCTCAGGGCGGAGGAAGAGGCGCGGCTGGCCGAAGAAGCGCGACTGGCCGAAGAGGCTCGCCTAGCGGAAGAGGCGCGGCTGGCCGAAGAGGCCCGGCTCAGGGCGGAGGAAGAGGCGCGGCTGGCCGAAGAAGCGCGACTGGCCGAAGAGGCTCGCCTAGCGGAAGAGGCTCGCCTAGCGGAAGAGGCTCGCCTAGCGGAAGAGGCTCGCCTAGCGGAGGAGGCGCGGCTGGCCGAAGAGGCGCGGCTGGCCGAGGAGGCGCGGCTGGCCGAGGAGGCGCGGCTGGCCGAGGAGGCGCGGCTGGCCGAAGAGGCTCGCCTAGCGGAAGAGGCGCGACTGGCCGAAGAGGCCCGCCTCGCCGAAGAGGCCCGGCTCAGGGCGGAGGAAGAGGCGCGACTGGCCGAAGAAGCGCGACTGGCCGAAGAGGCTCGACTCAGGGCAGAGGAAGAGGCGCGGCTGGCCGAAGAGGCACGGCTGGCCGAAGAGGCTCGCCTCGCGGAAGAGGCTCGCCTCGCGGAAGAGGCGCGGCTGGCCGAAGAGGCTCGCCTCGCGGAAGAGGCGCGACTGGCCGAAGAGGCGCGACTGGCCGAAGAGGCCCGCCTCGCGGAAGAGGCCCGGCTCAGGGCGGAGGAAGAGGCGCGACTGGCCGAAGAGGCCCGCCTCGCGGAAGAGGCCCGGCTCAGGGCGGAGGAAGAGGCGCGACTGGCCGAGGAGGCGCGACTGGCCGAAGAGGCCCGCCTCGCGGAAGAGGCACGGCTGGCCGAAGAGGCTCGACTGGCCGAAGAGGCTCGCCTCGCGGAAGAGGCGCGACTGGCCGAAGAGGCGCGACTGGCCGAAGAGGCCCGCCTCGCGGAAGAGGCCCGGCTCAGGGCGGAGGAAGAGGCGCGACTGGCCGAAGAGGCCCGCCTCGCGGAAGAGGCCCGGCTCAGGGCGGAGGAAGAGGCGCGACTGGCCGAAGAAGCGCGACTGGCCGAGGAGGCGCGACTGGCCGAAGAGGCCCGCCTAGCGGAAGAGGCGCGACTGGCCGAAGAAGCGCGACTGGCCGAGGAGGCGCGACTGGCCGAGGAGGCGCGACTGGCCGAAGAGGCCCGCCTCGCGGAAGAGGCCCGGCTCAGGGCGGAGGAAGAGGCGCGGTTGGCCGAAGAGGCCCGGCTCGCCGAGGAGGCCCGGCTCAGGGCGGAGGAAGAGGCGCGACTGGCCGAAGAGGCCCGGCTGGCCGAAGAGGCTCGGCTGGCGGAGGAGGCTCGTCGCGCTGAAGAGGCTCGCTTGGCCGAAGAGGCCCGCCTCGCGGAAGAGGCCCGGCTCAGGGCGGAGGAAGAAGCTCGCCTGGCGGAAGAGGCTCGGCTGGCCGAAGAAGCTCGGCTGGCCGAAGAAGCACGGCTCAGGGCGGAGGAAGAGGCGCGTGCTGTGGAGGAGGCTCGCCGCGCTGAAGAGGCTCGGCGCGCCGAGGCCGCGCGTATCGCGGAGGAGAAGCGCCGCGCCGAAGAGGCTCGTCGGGCAGAGGAGGCTCGGCGCGCCGAAGCAGCGCGTATCGCGGAGGAGAAGCGCCGCGCCGAAGAGGCTCGTCGGGCAGAGGAATCTCGGCGTGCCGAGGCCGCGCGTATCGCGGAGGAGAGGAGTCGAGCGGAGGCACAGCGCCTTGCTCAGCATCTGCGCCTCTCCGAGGTCTCCCAGTTGTCGGACGTGGCGCGCATCGCCGAAGCGGCCGAGTTGCAGGATGGCGAGTTGATCCTCACCGCGTCGCCTGACGAGTCCCCGGAGCCCGCGCGTCCGTTCGATGTCAGCTATCTCACTGGTGCATCCACCTCGGCGAGCACGATGTCGGGTGCCCGGATCGAGGCTTCCCTCTCCGAGGTGGCGCCCGCCTCGGAGGCCTGGTTCGACGCGTTCCCGAGCGAAGCCGGGTCGGCGACTGGGTCGGGTGAACTGGAACTGGCCAGGACTCCGGGCAGCGTGGAACTGCCCGTGCAGGAGGACTCGGCCGCGCTCCGTCTCGCGCGCGAGCAGGCTCATGCCGCGCAGCTGCAGGACATGCAGGAGGCCATGCGGAGGGCCGGGGCCGCTCCTCCCGAGGCGTGGCTCACCGAGGAACCCGCTCCCTCTCCCGCTCGGGTTGCCGCTGCTCCCGCGTCCCAGGTTCCGGTGAGTGGGAAGGGCGCCGAGTTGGACTTCTGGGCAGAGTTCGAGGCTCCCGAGCCGACGACGCCCGCCGCGCCCGCGCCTATCGCGCCTCCTCCAACCGCGAGACCGCAGCCCGTGGCGCCTCCTCGGGCCGCTGTTCCTCCGGGGCTCCGTTCGCCCACCGCCGGCGCGCGGGCTCCGGTTCCTCCGGGGCTCCGTTCACCCCCTGTCAGCGCGCCGATGCCCCCTGTCAGCGCGCCGATGCCCGCCGTCAGGACGCCGATGCCCCCTGTCAGCGCGCCGATGCCCGCCGTCAGTGCGCCGGCTCCAGCGGCTTCCGTTCCTCCGAACCTGTTCGCCCGTAGCGGAGCGCCTCCCGCTTCCATGCAGCCGCTCCGGCTGGGGCCGGACGCGCCTCGGCCCACGAGCGATGACGACCTCTGGCGCATCGTCACCTTCGACAACGCCAACTCCGGCGAGGTCCCTGGTGATATCAACGCCTCGTTCGAGGCCGCGCTGCAGCAGGTCGACGCGCACCTGGAATCGCTCGTCCTCACGGAGGTTCCCCAGACGGCGGCCACCTCCAAGCCCTCCTCCGGGGCCGCGCCCCAACCCGTGGCCCCCGCGCCCCCTCCGGTCACCGCGGCGGCCTCGGTCCAGAGCGCCGACCCCCAGGAGCCCGAGGCATGGGACGAGCTGTCCTTCAGCGAGGAAGACCTGGCGGATGAGCCCTCCGACGAGGAGTCGAAGGTCCGCCGCCAGCGTCTGCTCCAGCGTGCCATGGAGCTCACCGGCCCCGTGCCGGCTCCGGCTGCTCCCGCGGCACCACCTCCGTCTCCCGGCGAGCCGGCTCCGCTCAGTCCCGAGCAGCAGCTCGCCCAGCTCATCGAGAAGCGCTACTCCGACGTGCAGGACAAGCGGGACCACTTCACCACGTTGGGCCTCGCCATCGGCCCGGACGTGAAGCGGGAGCAGGTGAAGACCGCGTTCCTCGGGCTCGCCAAGCGCTTCCACCCGGATCGCCTGCCTCCGGCGCTCTCCGAGCTCGCGCCCAAGATGACGACCGTCTTCGAGGCCATCCGCGAGGCCTACGAGGTCCTCTACGACGACGCGAAGCGCGCGGCCTACCTCCAGGAGCTGCGCTCCAAGGGCTCGAGTCAGGGGAGCGGCTCGTCCTCGGGGGTGGACCCGAACGAGCTCTTCAAGATGGGCGAGGTCCTCTTCCGCAAGAGGGACTTCGTGGCCGCGGCCGAACACTTCGAGCGGGCCTTCAACACGCAGCCCAAGGCGGTGTACCTCGCGGCCCGCGCGTGGGCCATCTACATGGACCCCCAGCGCAAGGCGGAGGTCCCCAAGACGAAGCAGATGATGGCCGAGGCGCTCAAGCTGGACCCGAAGTGTGATCGGGCCCACTACCAGCTCGGGGTGATCGCTCGCGTCGAGGGGGACGTGGCGCGTGCCGAGCGCCACTTCCGCGAGGCGGTGCGTGCCAACCCCAAGCACCTCGAGGCCAACCAGGAGCTGCGCCTCATCGAGATGCGCAAGAAGAATCCACCTCCCAACAAGAAGGGCGGCCTCTTCGGCTGA
- a CDS encoding response regulator: MAKQHLLLVDGDPKSLRVMEVSLKKAGFSVTTAVHGKDALEKVQISPPDLVLADTKMPEMDGFELCKTLKTDERYKHIPFVFLTNQKAVEAKVKGLELGGDDYLTKPIYIKEIVTRVTMILQKADKERIERRETTKGGFAGNLADMGVVDLVQTFEIGRKTGTISIKGDRVATIYFKEGRVIDAEMGRLKGENAFYRLLNATEGEFEVQFTALDRPERIEVSTQGLLMEGMRRLDEWGRMLEQLPPLETVFEIDYHQLADRLSEIPDEVNGLLRLFDGKRSLSRVVEDSDFDDLAALGIISKLYFEGLIRELGSVSQEPVQSGKPGIEEWLHNAPAPSAPAEPAPEPVAPAVPPVTPVAPVVAPVVAQPVSAPEPQAAPEPQATPESQPQLANVVVFEARKRPQNVPETDIIAPPRTAEGSAFLVDPAPAHRAKEMERRSLLLDWNRVDVDGLGSAGGWGPGWSPAPRAPASASAPATTPAPLPPTPPAPAEQPESSSRGPIFGGAAVAPNPLPPVPPPEPATPAQEVTLVTGLKPEAPAQETPPPAPVPAPVAVQPAETPVEKPAEKPQLALPPYPGHGAPAPKPAEEPKPEPKPAPAVASKPAEEPRPRPTPRPTQAPRKAPVDEDVRLPKPKRTGLYIGLGVVAIAVAAAVVVFGQSGGTPTPPPESKPAPTEQVKAPEPEKQVPEAKAPETKPPETQAQPEQPATAAQTPVPDAGTPSQATEQPAVAANGTPPAEDDDKDDEPEQAETQKLSPEAQYAELARRAKRLQATGRYKAAAFAYRKALNLKPDSAEAKAGLGISLVRSDSSYREAVKLLEDALKDQPNNAHAWLCLGMGRQMVQQDKKAIDAYKRYLLLEPSGQYANDVRAALKSLGQ, translated from the coding sequence GTGGCCAAGCAGCACCTGCTCCTGGTCGATGGTGACCCGAAGAGTCTCCGTGTGATGGAGGTCAGCCTCAAGAAGGCCGGCTTCTCCGTCACGACAGCGGTCCACGGCAAGGACGCGCTCGAGAAGGTGCAGATCAGCCCGCCGGACCTCGTGCTCGCCGACACGAAGATGCCGGAGATGGACGGCTTCGAGCTGTGCAAGACGCTCAAGACGGACGAGCGCTACAAGCACATCCCCTTCGTCTTCCTCACCAACCAGAAGGCGGTCGAGGCGAAGGTGAAGGGGCTGGAGCTCGGTGGCGACGACTACCTGACCAAGCCCATCTACATCAAGGAGATCGTCACGCGCGTGACGATGATCCTCCAGAAGGCGGACAAGGAGAGGATCGAGCGGCGCGAGACGACCAAGGGCGGGTTCGCGGGCAACCTGGCCGACATGGGCGTGGTGGACCTGGTCCAGACGTTCGAGATCGGCCGCAAGACGGGCACCATCTCCATCAAGGGAGACCGGGTCGCCACCATCTACTTCAAGGAAGGCCGCGTCATCGACGCGGAGATGGGGCGGCTCAAGGGCGAGAACGCGTTCTACCGTCTGCTCAACGCCACCGAGGGTGAGTTCGAGGTTCAATTCACCGCGCTGGATCGGCCCGAGCGCATCGAGGTCTCCACCCAGGGCCTGCTGATGGAGGGCATGCGCCGGCTGGACGAGTGGGGCCGCATGCTCGAGCAGCTCCCGCCGCTGGAGACGGTGTTCGAGATCGACTACCACCAGCTGGCGGATCGCCTCTCGGAGATTCCGGACGAGGTGAACGGGCTGCTGCGCCTCTTCGACGGCAAGCGCAGCCTGAGCCGGGTGGTGGAGGACTCGGACTTCGACGATCTGGCGGCGCTGGGCATCATCAGCAAGCTGTACTTCGAGGGCCTCATCCGCGAACTGGGCAGCGTCTCGCAGGAGCCCGTGCAGAGTGGCAAGCCCGGCATCGAGGAGTGGCTCCACAACGCGCCGGCGCCGAGTGCTCCCGCCGAGCCGGCTCCGGAGCCGGTGGCGCCCGCGGTGCCTCCCGTGACCCCGGTGGCCCCGGTGGTCGCGCCCGTGGTGGCCCAGCCCGTGAGCGCACCGGAGCCACAGGCCGCGCCGGAGCCACAGGCCACGCCGGAGTCGCAGCCTCAGCTCGCCAATGTCGTCGTCTTCGAGGCCAGGAAGCGCCCTCAGAACGTTCCGGAGACGGACATCATCGCGCCCCCGCGCACGGCCGAGGGCTCGGCGTTCCTCGTGGATCCGGCGCCGGCCCACCGCGCGAAGGAGATGGAGCGGCGGAGCCTGCTGCTCGACTGGAACCGGGTGGATGTGGATGGCCTGGGCTCGGCGGGAGGTTGGGGTCCGGGCTGGTCTCCGGCGCCTCGTGCCCCGGCGTCCGCCAGCGCGCCCGCGACCACGCCCGCGCCTCTTCCGCCCACGCCCCCGGCTCCCGCGGAGCAGCCGGAGTCCTCGTCGCGTGGCCCCATCTTCGGTGGCGCCGCCGTGGCTCCCAATCCGTTGCCGCCCGTGCCTCCTCCGGAGCCCGCGACTCCGGCCCAGGAGGTGACGTTGGTGACGGGGCTGAAGCCTGAAGCTCCGGCCCAGGAGACCCCTCCGCCGGCCCCCGTGCCCGCTCCCGTCGCCGTGCAGCCCGCGGAGACTCCGGTCGAGAAGCCGGCCGAGAAGCCCCAGCTCGCGCTCCCGCCGTACCCGGGTCATGGCGCGCCCGCGCCCAAGCCCGCGGAAGAGCCCAAGCCGGAGCCCAAGCCCGCTCCCGCGGTGGCCAGCAAGCCCGCGGAGGAGCCCAGGCCGCGCCCGACACCCAGGCCCACGCAGGCGCCCAGGAAGGCGCCGGTGGATGAGGACGTGCGGCTGCCGAAGCCGAAGCGTACCGGCCTCTACATCGGGCTCGGGGTCGTGGCGATCGCCGTGGCCGCCGCGGTGGTGGTGTTCGGCCAGTCGGGTGGAACGCCCACGCCTCCGCCGGAGTCGAAGCCCGCGCCCACCGAGCAGGTGAAGGCACCGGAGCCCGAGAAACAGGTGCCCGAGGCGAAGGCGCCGGAGACGAAGCCGCCCGAGACGCAGGCCCAGCCGGAGCAGCCGGCCACCGCGGCCCAGACGCCCGTGCCCGACGCGGGGACTCCTTCCCAGGCCACCGAGCAGCCGGCCGTCGCCGCGAATGGCACCCCGCCCGCGGAGGATGACGACAAGGACGACGAGCCGGAGCAGGCCGAGACGCAGAAGCTGAGCCCCGAGGCCCAGTACGCCGAGCTGGCGCGCCGGGCCAAGAGGCTCCAGGCGACCGGGCGCTACAAGGCCGCGGCCTTCGCCTACCGCAAGGCGCTCAACCTCAAGCCGGACTCGGCCGAGGCGAAGGCGGGCCTGGGCATCTCCCTGGTGCGCAGCGATTCGAGCTACCGCGAGGCCGTCAAGCTCCTGGAGGACGCGCTGAAGGACCAGCCCAACAACGCCCATGCGTGGCTGTGCCTGGGCATGGGCCGGCAGATGGTCCAGCAGGACAAGAAGGCGATCGACGCCTACAAGCGCTATCTCTTGTTGGAGCCCTCCGGCCAGTACGCCAACGACGTGCGCGCCGCGCTCAAGTCGCTCGGACAGTAG
- the tsaD gene encoding tRNA (adenosine(37)-N6)-threonylcarbamoyltransferase complex transferase subunit TsaD, which yields MPLLVLGIETSCDETAAALVEDGRRVLADVVSTQVDIHRRWGGVVPELASRNHVVQVMPVLHEALTRAGKTLDDVDLIAVTSGPGLIGALLVGVQVAKSLSLATGKPFVGANHLEGHLLAIRLLEDAPEPPFLGLVVSGGHTSLYEVQDYGRYRLVGSTRDDAAGEAYDKTARILGLPYPGGLPIDQLAQKGNPEAIRFPRALPGAENFDWSFSGLKTAVLHHVRKHGVPEGQELADLCASFQEAVADALSKKFVAAARRLGLKRLVVCGGVAANSRLRSLCQERAADRNLQLYLPPVRLCTDNGAMIAVAGYEAWRRGLRGDFNLSADPAWRM from the coding sequence ATGCCCTTGCTCGTACTCGGAATCGAAACCTCCTGTGATGAGACCGCCGCCGCCCTCGTGGAGGACGGCCGGCGCGTGCTCGCCGACGTCGTCTCCACCCAGGTGGACATCCACCGTCGCTGGGGTGGGGTGGTGCCGGAGCTCGCCAGCCGCAACCACGTGGTGCAGGTCATGCCCGTCCTGCACGAGGCCCTCACCCGGGCTGGCAAGACGCTCGACGATGTGGACCTCATCGCCGTCACCTCGGGGCCCGGTCTCATCGGGGCCCTTCTGGTGGGCGTGCAGGTGGCCAAGTCGCTGAGCCTCGCCACCGGCAAGCCCTTCGTCGGGGCGAACCACCTCGAGGGACACCTGCTCGCCATCCGGCTGCTGGAGGATGCGCCGGAGCCGCCCTTCCTGGGGCTCGTCGTCTCCGGTGGTCACACCAGCCTCTACGAGGTGCAGGACTACGGCCGTTACCGGCTGGTGGGCAGCACCCGCGACGACGCCGCCGGCGAGGCCTATGACAAGACGGCGCGCATCCTCGGCCTGCCGTACCCGGGTGGGTTGCCCATCGATCAGCTCGCGCAGAAGGGGAACCCGGAGGCCATCCGGTTCCCCCGCGCGCTGCCCGGCGCGGAGAACTTCGACTGGTCCTTCTCCGGGCTGAAGACGGCGGTGCTGCACCACGTGCGCAAGCACGGCGTCCCCGAGGGGCAGGAGCTGGCGGACCTGTGCGCCTCCTTCCAGGAGGCCGTGGCGGACGCGCTGTCGAAGAAGTTCGTCGCCGCCGCGCGCCGGCTGGGCCTGAAGCGCCTGGTGGTGTGCGGAGGCGTGGCGGCCAACTCGCGGTTGCGCTCGCTGTGCCAGGAGCGCGCCGCGGATCGCAACCTGCAGCTCTACCTCCCGCCGGTGCGGTTGTGCACGGACAATGGCGCGATGATCGCCGTGGCCGGCTACGAGGCCTGGCGCCGGGGTCTTCGCGGCGACTTCAACCTGTCCGCGGATCCGGCCTGGCGCATGTGA
- the rsmA gene encoding 16S rRNA (adenine(1518)-N(6)/adenine(1519)-N(6))-dimethyltransferase RsmA — MDTPRDILQRHGLRAKHSWGQNFLGDPDILEAIADALELRDGEPVVELGPGLGHLTRFLAATGARVTAVEKDRDMISVLEKEAISGVRVVDGNAATVDFAEVAGAPEVKVAGNLPYHLTSSILFQVLEQREHVTRAVFTLQKEVVDRLAAEPGGRDYGLLTAILGLYFTSENLFDIDARRFHPPPKVDSAVLRLIRRPEPLAPVVDGARFIRLVKAGFAQRRKTLFNSLKSDKSLGSTEQLQRALETAGIDPMRRAETLSSEEFAAIERALGPVGG, encoded by the coding sequence GTGGATACACCTCGTGACATCCTCCAGCGTCATGGCCTGAGGGCCAAGCACAGCTGGGGTCAGAACTTCCTGGGCGACCCGGACATCCTGGAGGCCATCGCCGACGCGCTGGAACTGCGCGACGGCGAGCCGGTGGTGGAGCTGGGCCCGGGCCTGGGGCACCTGACGCGCTTCCTCGCCGCCACCGGCGCGCGCGTCACGGCGGTGGAGAAGGACCGGGACATGATCTCCGTGCTGGAGAAGGAGGCCATCTCCGGCGTGCGCGTGGTGGACGGCAACGCGGCCACGGTGGACTTCGCCGAGGTGGCGGGTGCGCCCGAGGTGAAGGTCGCCGGCAACCTCCCGTACCACCTGACGAGCTCCATCCTCTTCCAGGTGCTGGAGCAGCGCGAGCACGTGACGCGCGCGGTCTTCACCCTGCAGAAGGAGGTGGTGGATCGGCTCGCGGCCGAGCCGGGCGGGCGCGATTACGGCCTGCTCACCGCCATCCTGGGCCTCTACTTCACCTCGGAGAACCTCTTCGACATCGACGCCCGTCGCTTCCATCCGCCGCCCAAGGTGGACTCGGCGGTGCTGCGGCTCATCCGCCGCCCCGAGCCCCTGGCTCCCGTGGTGGATGGCGCGCGCTTCATCCGCCTGGTGAAGGCGGGGTTCGCGCAGCGTCGCAAGACGCTCTTCAACTCACTCAAGTCGGACAAGTCGCTGGGCTCGACGGAGCAGCTCCAGCGGGCACTGGAGACGGCGGGCATCGATCCGATGCGGCGCGCGGAGACGCTCTCGTCCGAGGAGTTCGCCGCCATCGAGCGCGCGCTCGGTCCCGTTGGTGGGTAG